In Nocardioides sp. W7, the genomic stretch CAGCCATTGAAAGTGCCGATCTCGCTGACGGCCGGGGTTGCCAGACTCCCGACATGCAGCAACCCGTCCCATCTGACCTGCTCACGGCTCCCTACACGATCGAGTTCGGCTTCAGCCGGACGGTCGGTCCGGTGATCGGGGAGTTCCTGACCGGACTGCGGGACGGAGTCCTGACGGGCGCCACCACGGCGTCCGGCAGGGTGCTATGCCCGGCCCTGGAGTTCGAGCCCGGGACCGGCATCCCGACCACCGGCTCGGTGCCGCTCGAACCGACCGGCACGGTCACCTCCTGGACCTGGGTCCCGGCGCGGCCGGGCGACCCGGTCGGCCACGACTTCGCCTGGGCGCTGGTCCTCGTCGACGGTGCCGACACGGCGCTCTTCCACGCCGTCGACACCGGCGGGGACGCCGACCGGATGCACACCGGGATGCGCGTGCGGATCCGGTGGAGCCAGGAGCGGGTCGGCTCGATCCGGGACCTCGCCTGCTTCGAACCCGTCGAGGAGGAGCAGTGAGCGGACCGACCACCGAGCCGGTGACCGTGCTCGGATCGCAGTACAAGGTGGACTACACCTACGTCGCCGGAGCCGGACGGAGCCGCTTCCTCGGCGGCCTGGCCGAGGGCCGGCTGCTGGCCCGCCGGTGCCCCTCGTGCGGCCAGGTCTACCTGCCCGCACCGAGCTTCTGCTCACGCTGCCTGACCGGGCTCGACGAGCCGTTCGAGGTCTCGGGGCGCGGCCGGATCGCGACGTACTGCGTCGTGAACTTCCCGTTCCCCGGCCAGACCGAGACCCCGCCGTACGTCGTCGCCTACATCCGGCTCGACGGCGTCGACACCCGTCTGATGCACCGGATCTCCGGCATCGAGCAGGACCGGGTCGCCATCGACCTGGAGGTGGAGCCGGTGTGGGTGGAGCCCGATCAGCTGGCCGCCACCCTCGACAGCATCCGGTACTTCCGGCCGGTGCGGAAGGAGGACGACCATGCGTGAGGTCGCCGTCGTCGCGTTCGCCCAGTCCGTCCAGGACCACGCGAACCGCGAATCGGACATGGCCGAGATCCTGCTCCCCGTGGTCTCCGGGGTCCTCGACTCGGTGGGTCTCACCCGGGACCAGGTGGACTTCTTCGCCTCCGGGAGCCACGACTTCTTCGAGGGACGCACCTTCGCCTACATCGACTCGCTCGACGCCGTCGGTGCCTGGCCGCCGATCTCGGAGTCGCACGTGGAGATGGACGCGGCCTGGGCCCTGGCCGAGGCCTGGTCGTGGCTGCAGCTGGGCGAGGGCGACATCGCCCTGGTCTACGGCGTCGGGTGCGGGACCAGGGTGCACGACCTCGACGACGTGATGCCCACCCAGCTCGACCCCTACTACCTGGCGCCGCTGCGCCCGCACCAGGACGCGCTGGCCGGGATCCAGGCTCGCGCCTGCCTGGAGGCCGGCATCACCGACGAGCGCCGGATGGCCGAGGTGGTCTCCCGCTCCCTGGCCGCTGCGAGCGACAGCCGGACGGCGTGGCGCTCGGGTGACTACCCCAGCGACGACCTGATGGAGCTGCCGTACGTCGCCTCTCCGCTGCGCTCCTTCGACGTCGCTCCGGTCGTCGACGCGGCCGCCGCCGTCGTACTCGCCACCGGGGACGTCGCCCGGAGGCTGTGCGGCCGTCCGGCCTGGATCCGGGGCCTGGACCACCGGATCGAGACGCACTACCCGGGAGCACGGGACCTGACCAGGTCGCCCTCGACCGAGACGGCACTGGCCACGGTGGTCCGCCAGGCCGCGGAGGCGGGTACGACGCTGCGTCCGGATGCGGCCGAGCTGCACCTCGAGTACAGCCACCAGGAGGCGATCCTCGCCAACGCGCTGGGACTCTCCGAGTCGGTCGCCGTCAACCCGTCCGGGGGACCGCTCGCCGGTCGGCCGGTGACCGCCACGGGCCTGGCCCGGGTGGGGGAGGCGGCGGCCCTGATCCACCGCGGCGGCGCGGACCAGGTGCTGGCCCACGCGACCCACGGCCCCGTCCTGCAACAGAACCTGGTCTGTCTCCTGGAGGGGGAACGGTGAGCAAGCGAGTCGCAGTGGTCGGGGTCGGCCAGGGGAAGCAGGCCAAGCGCCGCGAGGTCTCGATCGCGGCCATGGTGTACGAGGCGGTGGCCGCCGCGATGGCCGATGCCGAGGTGGACTCCAGCCAGATCGATGCCGTGATCCTCTCCAAGACCCCGGATCTCTTCGACGGCGTGATGATGCCCGAGCTCTACCTCGCCGACGCGATGGGAGCCGTGGGTCTGCCGGTCACCCGGGTCTTCACCGGCGGCAGCGTCGGCGGCCACGCCGCGATCTACGGCGCGCACCTCATCCAGGCCGGGTTGGCCCGACGGGTGCTGGTGGTGGCCTACTCCAAGGAGTCGGAGGGCGACTTCACCTGGGCCCTGTCGCGTCCCCGGCCGTTCACCCCGAACCTGGGCGCCGGCGCCGGCGGTCACTTCGCGCCGGTGATCCGCGAGTACATCCGCCGCTCCGGCGCACCCGAGCACATCGGCTGGCAGACCGCGGTCAACCACCGGCTGAACGCGACCCGGAACCCGTACGCCCACATCCAGCGTCCCGACATCACCATCGAGAAGGTCCGCGAGTCGCCGATGCTGTGGGACCCGATCCGGTTCCTGGAGTCCTGCCCCTCCTCCGACGGGTCGTGTGCCGTCGTGCTCGCGGCCGAGGAGGAGGTCGGCAGTACGCCGCGTCCGCCGGCGTGGATCCACGGCATGGCCTGGCGCACCGAGACCGGTCACTTCGCCGGCCGCGACGAGGTCAACCCGAGGGCCGGCACCGAGTGCGCGATGGACGTCTACCAGCAGGCCGGGATCACCGATCCCGCCACCGAGGTCGACGCGGCCGAGCTCTACATCCCCTACAGCTGGTTCGAGCCGATCTGGCTGGAGAACCTCGGCCTCGCCCCGATCGGCGAGGGCTGGAAACGGGTCGACGACGGCACCACCGCCTTCGAGGGCAGCCAGCCGATCAACGCCTCCGGCGGGGTGCTCTCCGGCAACCCGACCGGAGCCACCGGCCTGATCCGGTTCGCCGAGGCGGCACTGCAGGTGCGCGGCCTGGCCGGCGACCATCAGGTGGACGGGGCCCGCAAGGTGGTCGGCCACGCCATGGGCGGCGCGGCGCAGTTCCATGCGATGTGGCTCGTCGGCAGCGAACGGCCGGGTGAGCACTGATGGACTTCGCCCTCACCGAGGACCAGGACGCGGTCCGCGACCTCGCCGCCAGGATCCTCGGCGACCTGGTCACCGTGGACCGGCTCCGGCAGCTGGAGTCCGGACCGGAGTGGCTGGACCGGTCGACCTGGTCGGCCATGGCCCGGTCCCACCTGGTCGACGTCTCGCTGCCCGACGGGGTGGGCGGCAGCGGGCTCGGCCTGCTCGAGACGTGTCTGGTCCTCGAGCAGGTGGGCCGCACCCTGGCCCATGTGCCGATGCTCTCCTCGATCGTCGCGGGGGCGCTGCCGGTGGCCCGGTTCGGCACCGACGCACAGCGCGAGCAGCTCCTCCCGGCGGCGGCCCGGGGCGAGACGATCCTGGCTTCGGCCCTGGAGGACCCGGACACCTCGATCACCGGGCACGACGTACGCACGGCCCGGACCGCGACCGGGTGGCGCCTCGATGGTCACGCCTCCCGCGTCGCCGGCGGCACGTTCGCCGACGTACTCCTGGTGCCGGCGCGCGCCGAGGACGGCGCGGTCACGGTCTTCCTGGTCCCCACCGATGCCGAGGGGCTGGCCCTCGCGCCGGTCCGGACCACCAACCGCGAGCCCGAGGCCGACCTCGTCCTGACCGGGGTCGAGGTGGCAGCCGACGCGGTCCTCGGAGACCCCGGCGCCGGCGACGAGGTCGTCGCCTGGGCCCGCGCCCGGGTCGTCGTCGGACTCTGCGCGACCCAGCTCGGCGTCCTCCACCGCGCACTCGAGCTGATGGCCGAGTACACCTCCGAGCGCGAGGCGTTCGGCCGGCCGCTGGCCCACAACCAGGCCGTGCGGCAGCGGGTGGCCGACTGCTACATCGACGTCGAGGCCGTGCGCCTCACGCTCTGGCAGGCGATCTGGGCACTCGAGTCGGGAGGGCCGGCCGAGTCCCAGGTGGCCGTGGCCAAGTTCTGGTGCGCCGAGGCCGGGCACCGGGTCGGCCACGCCGCGGTGCACCTGCACGGCGGCGTGGGCGTGGACGTGGAGCACCCGGTCCACCGGTACTTCATCGGGGCCAAGAAGAACGAGTTCACCCTGGGCAACGCCTCGCAGCAGCTCAGCGCCATCGGTGCGCTGCTCGCCGACGAGTCGACGCCGATCGGGATCGAGGCCTGAGATGCGCGTCGCCCCCACGCCTGAGCAGCAGGCCCTGCGCCGCGAGCTGCGCGTCTACTTCGACCAGGTCGTCACCCCCGAGGACCGCCGTCGCCTGCCGCACGGCGGCACCGAGCCGGACCACACCAGGTCGGGTCCGTACCGACGACTGGTCCGCCGGCTCGGCGAGGACGGCTGGCTCGGCCTGGGCTGGCCCGTGGAGTACGGCGGCCAGGGCCGTCCGCTGATGGACCAGCTGATCTTCATCGACGAGGCCTCGCGCGCCGAGGTGCCGCTCCCGCTGCTCACCATCGGCACCGTCGGTCCCGCGATCATGCGGCACGGCACCGACGAGCAGAAGGCGGAGTTCCTGCCGCGGATCCTGGACGGCTCTGTCGACTTCGCCATCGGCTACTCCGAGCCCGAGGCCGGCACCGACCTGGCCAACCTTTCCACCCGGGCCAGCCGCGAGGGCGACGACTACGTCATCAACGGGCAGAAGCTGTGGACCAGCATGGTCCAGTACGTCGACTACGTCTGGCTCGCTGCCCGCACCGACCCCGAGGCGCACCGGCACCGCGGCCTCTCGGTCCTCATCGTCCCCACCGACACTCCCGGCTTCAGCTTCAACCTGATCCACACCGTCGGCGACCAGACCACGGGAGCGACCTTCTACGACGACGTGCGGATCCCGGCGAGCAACCGGGTCGGACCCGAGAACGGCGGCTGGGCGCTGATGACCCAGCAGCTGAACCGGGAACGGGTGGCGGTCTCACCGGCCTCCAAGATCGAGCGGGCCCTGGAGGAGACCGTGGCCTGGGCGCGCAGCACCCGGCTGCCCACCGGCTCTCGGGTGATCGACCAGGAGTGGGTGCGCCTCGACCTGGCCCGGGTGCACGCCAAGGTCGAGTTCCTCAAGCTGATCAACTGGCGGATCGCCTGGGGCATCGAGCACGACGTCGCGCCCGAGACCGCCTCCGCCACCAAGGTCTTCGGCACCGAGTTCTTCACCGAGGCCTACCGGCTGCTGCTGGAGGTGGTCGGGTCGTCCGCCTCGGTCGTCGCCGGCTCACCTGGCGCCGTACTGCTCGGCCGCCTCGAGCGGGGTCAGCGCGCCACGCTGATCCTCACCTTCGGCGGCGGGACCAACGAGGTCCAGCGGGACCTGATCGCGATCCACGGAATGGGGATGCCACGTGGCTGACGCAGAGGTCCTGCTCTTCGAGCGCCGGGGCCCGATCGCCGTCCTGACCATGAACCGGCCCGAGCGCCGCAACGCGATGAACCTCGCGATGATCGAGGCCCTCGCCGCGGCCTGGGACCGGATCGAGGCCGACGACGCCATCCGGGTCGCCGTGCTGACCGGCGCCGGCGAGGCCTACTGCGTCGGGGGAGACCTGCGCGAGGGCTGGATGACCGGGGGCTCCGGCGAGGACCGTCCGCGGCCCAGTACGGCGACCATCACCCGCGGCCTGCTGCTCAGCGCCCCGCTCGTCAAGCCGCTGGTCGCAGCGGTGAACGGTGACGCGCTGGGCGGCGGCTGCGAGATGCTCCAGCAGACCGACATCAGGGTCGCCGAGGAGCAGGCGCGGTTCGGGCTTCCCGAGGTGCAGCGCGGCCTCGTCCCCGGAGCCGGGTCGATGGTGCGGCTCAAGCGCCAGATCCCCTACACCCGGGCGATGGAGATGATCCTGACCGGCGACCCGCTCACCGCCGCGGAGGCCCGCGAGGTGGGCCTGGTCGGACGCGTCGTGCCCCGTGGCGAGGCGCTGCCGACGGCGATCGCCCTGGCTGAACGGGTCGCGGCCAACGGCCCGCTGGCGGTCCGCAACGCCAAGCGCGCCGTGATCGAGAGCGGCTGGCTGGCCGAGGAGGACGCACTGGCGATCGAGCGGCGGCTGACCCGCGAGGTGATGTCCAGCTCCGATGCCCGGGAGGGGCTGCGGGCGTTCGGCGAGCGTCGTACTCCCGACTTCACCGGCCACTGACCCGTGGTCGCCGTGCGGCTTTCATCCACTGGAAGTACGCCGGGAGGCGGCACCGACGGTTCCTATCGTCGCTGTCATGGCCCTCGCTATCGCAGATCTCTTCGAGCACGCAGTCGACGTCGTACCCGCCCGCACCGCCCTGGTGGTCGGTGAGACCCGGCTGACCTATGCGGAGCTCGAGCTGCTGAGCAACCGGTTCGCCCACCATCTCGCCGGGCACGGGGTCGGCCGGGGCTCGCACGTGGGCATCTACGGACTCAACGGCGTCGAGCACGTGGTCGCCATGCTGTCCACGCTGAAGCTCCGCGCGATCCCGATCAACGTCAACTACCGCTACGTCGAGGCGGAGCTGAGCCACATCTTCGACAACGCCGACCTGGTCGCCCTGGTCCACGACCGGAGCTACGCACCGCTGGTCGCCAACGTCGTCGACCGGCATCCGCTGCTGCAGCACGTCGTGGTCATCGAGGACGGCTCGGGGCACGAGTTCGCGTCGTACGGCGCGGTGCACTGGGACGACGCGGTGGCGAGCGGCTCGCCGGACCGCGACTTCGAGGCACGGTCGGGGGAGGATCTCTACATCCTGTACACCGGTGGCACCACCGGCTATCCCAAGGGAGTGATGTGGGCGCATGAGGACGTGTGGCGCACCCTGGGCGGCGGCATCGACGTGCTGACCGGCGAGCTGCTGGACGAGTACTCCCAGTCCCGGATCGCCGCCGGCGGTCCGGGACGGATCAGCTTCCCGCTCAGTCCGCTGATGCACGGCGCCGCCACCTGGAGCATGTTCAAGGGCTTCTTCGAGGGCGCCCAGGTGCACCTCGTGCCGCGCTTCGATCCCGACGTGATCTGGCAGGTGGTCGACGCCGAGGGCGTGGAGACCATGTTCCTCACCGGCGATGCCATGGCCCGGCCCCTGATCGACGAGTACGGCACCGGTCGCTACGACGGCAGCAGCCTCATCGCCGTGGCGTCCAGCGCGGCGATCTTCTCCACCGCGCTGAAGGAGGAGTTCCGTCGGGCCTTCCCCACGGTGCTGCTGAGCGACTCCATCGGGGCCACCGAGATGGGCCTGGCCGGCTTCGGCGTGGTCGACGACGCCACCTCGCGCACCGGCGGGGCGACCGTCCGGATCAGCGAGGGCACGTGCGTGCTCGACGACGAGGGCAACGTCCTGGACCCCGGGACCAGCGTCGGTGTCGTCGGCCGGGTCGCTCGGCGCGGGTTCGTCGCGCAGGGTTACTACCAGGACCCGGTGAAGACGGCCGAGACCTTCACGATGATCGACGGCGTCCGCTACGCCGTTCCCGGTGACTTCGCCCGGATCGAGAGCGCGACCACCCTGACCCTGCTGGGACGGGGCTCGAGCTGCATCAACACCGGCGGCGAGAAGGTCTTCCCCGAGGAGGTGGAGCGAGGACTCAAGGCACACCCGCAGGTCTTCGACGCCGTCGTCGTCGGGAGCCCGGACGACCGCTTCGGGCAGGCCGTCACCGCGCTGGTCCAGGCCCGCCCCGGCGCGGCCCCGACCCTGGAGGAGCTGCGGGACTTCCTGCGTGACCAGCTGTCGGGCTACAAGCTCCCGCGCCGCCTGGTGCCGGTGGAGCGGACTCCGCGTCACGTGACCGGCAAGGTCAACGTCCCCGAGGCCAACCGGATCGCGGCCGAGGCGGTCGCGGCCGAGGCGGTCGCGCGATGAACAGGACGTACGTCGTCGGGGTCGGGGTGACCCCGTTCGTGAAGATCGGCTCCCGGGGCTGGACCTATCCCGAGATGGTCGGGCAGGCCGTGGGCCAGGCCCTGGCCGACGCCGGAGTCGAGTACGACGTGGTGCAGCGCGCCGCCGTCGGCTACGTCTTCCAGCCCTCCGCGGCCGGCCAGCGGGCGCTCTACGACATCGGCATGACCGGGATCCCGATCCTCAACGTCAACAACAACTGCGCCAGCGGCTCCACCGCGCTGATGACCGCGCGGGAGTGGGTGGGATCCGGCCTGGTCGACGCCGCCCTGGCCGTCGGGTTCGAGCAGATGACCAAGGAGGCGATGGCCGGCGCACCGAACCGTGTGGTCTCGACCCTGGACCCGCACCTGGCGGTGCTGGCGGAGCTGCACCAGCCCGGCCCGGTGC encodes the following:
- a CDS encoding OB-fold domain-containing protein, translating into MQQPVPSDLLTAPYTIEFGFSRTVGPVIGEFLTGLRDGVLTGATTASGRVLCPALEFEPGTGIPTTGSVPLEPTGTVTSWTWVPARPGDPVGHDFAWALVLVDGADTALFHAVDTGGDADRMHTGMRVRIRWSQERVGSIRDLACFEPVEEEQ
- a CDS encoding Zn-ribbon domain-containing OB-fold protein; protein product: MSGPTTEPVTVLGSQYKVDYTYVAGAGRSRFLGGLAEGRLLARRCPSCGQVYLPAPSFCSRCLTGLDEPFEVSGRGRIATYCVVNFPFPGQTETPPYVVAYIRLDGVDTRLMHRISGIEQDRVAIDLEVEPVWVEPDQLAATLDSIRYFRPVRKEDDHA
- a CDS encoding lipid-transfer protein, with amino-acid sequence MREVAVVAFAQSVQDHANRESDMAEILLPVVSGVLDSVGLTRDQVDFFASGSHDFFEGRTFAYIDSLDAVGAWPPISESHVEMDAAWALAEAWSWLQLGEGDIALVYGVGCGTRVHDLDDVMPTQLDPYYLAPLRPHQDALAGIQARACLEAGITDERRMAEVVSRSLAAASDSRTAWRSGDYPSDDLMELPYVASPLRSFDVAPVVDAAAAVVLATGDVARRLCGRPAWIRGLDHRIETHYPGARDLTRSPSTETALATVVRQAAEAGTTLRPDAAELHLEYSHQEAILANALGLSESVAVNPSGGPLAGRPVTATGLARVGEAAALIHRGGADQVLAHATHGPVLQQNLVCLLEGER
- a CDS encoding thiolase domain-containing protein; the encoded protein is MSKRVAVVGVGQGKQAKRREVSIAAMVYEAVAAAMADAEVDSSQIDAVILSKTPDLFDGVMMPELYLADAMGAVGLPVTRVFTGGSVGGHAAIYGAHLIQAGLARRVLVVAYSKESEGDFTWALSRPRPFTPNLGAGAGGHFAPVIREYIRRSGAPEHIGWQTAVNHRLNATRNPYAHIQRPDITIEKVRESPMLWDPIRFLESCPSSDGSCAVVLAAEEEVGSTPRPPAWIHGMAWRTETGHFAGRDEVNPRAGTECAMDVYQQAGITDPATEVDAAELYIPYSWFEPIWLENLGLAPIGEGWKRVDDGTTAFEGSQPINASGGVLSGNPTGATGLIRFAEAALQVRGLAGDHQVDGARKVVGHAMGGAAQFHAMWLVGSERPGEH
- a CDS encoding acyl-CoA dehydrogenase family protein — encoded protein: MDFALTEDQDAVRDLAARILGDLVTVDRLRQLESGPEWLDRSTWSAMARSHLVDVSLPDGVGGSGLGLLETCLVLEQVGRTLAHVPMLSSIVAGALPVARFGTDAQREQLLPAAARGETILASALEDPDTSITGHDVRTARTATGWRLDGHASRVAGGTFADVLLVPARAEDGAVTVFLVPTDAEGLALAPVRTTNREPEADLVLTGVEVAADAVLGDPGAGDEVVAWARARVVVGLCATQLGVLHRALELMAEYTSEREAFGRPLAHNQAVRQRVADCYIDVEAVRLTLWQAIWALESGGPAESQVAVAKFWCAEAGHRVGHAAVHLHGGVGVDVEHPVHRYFIGAKKNEFTLGNASQQLSAIGALLADESTPIGIEA
- a CDS encoding acyl-CoA dehydrogenase family protein codes for the protein MRVAPTPEQQALRRELRVYFDQVVTPEDRRRLPHGGTEPDHTRSGPYRRLVRRLGEDGWLGLGWPVEYGGQGRPLMDQLIFIDEASRAEVPLPLLTIGTVGPAIMRHGTDEQKAEFLPRILDGSVDFAIGYSEPEAGTDLANLSTRASREGDDYVINGQKLWTSMVQYVDYVWLAARTDPEAHRHRGLSVLIVPTDTPGFSFNLIHTVGDQTTGATFYDDVRIPASNRVGPENGGWALMTQQLNRERVAVSPASKIERALEETVAWARSTRLPTGSRVIDQEWVRLDLARVHAKVEFLKLINWRIAWGIEHDVAPETASATKVFGTEFFTEAYRLLLEVVGSSASVVAGSPGAVLLGRLERGQRATLILTFGGGTNEVQRDLIAIHGMGMPRG
- a CDS encoding enoyl-CoA hydratase-related protein, which translates into the protein MADAEVLLFERRGPIAVLTMNRPERRNAMNLAMIEALAAAWDRIEADDAIRVAVLTGAGEAYCVGGDLREGWMTGGSGEDRPRPSTATITRGLLLSAPLVKPLVAAVNGDALGGGCEMLQQTDIRVAEEQARFGLPEVQRGLVPGAGSMVRLKRQIPYTRAMEMILTGDPLTAAEAREVGLVGRVVPRGEALPTAIALAERVAANGPLAVRNAKRAVIESGWLAEEDALAIERRLTREVMSSSDAREGLRAFGERRTPDFTGH
- a CDS encoding acyl-CoA synthetase, with protein sequence MALAIADLFEHAVDVVPARTALVVGETRLTYAELELLSNRFAHHLAGHGVGRGSHVGIYGLNGVEHVVAMLSTLKLRAIPINVNYRYVEAELSHIFDNADLVALVHDRSYAPLVANVVDRHPLLQHVVVIEDGSGHEFASYGAVHWDDAVASGSPDRDFEARSGEDLYILYTGGTTGYPKGVMWAHEDVWRTLGGGIDVLTGELLDEYSQSRIAAGGPGRISFPLSPLMHGAATWSMFKGFFEGAQVHLVPRFDPDVIWQVVDAEGVETMFLTGDAMARPLIDEYGTGRYDGSSLIAVASSAAIFSTALKEEFRRAFPTVLLSDSIGATEMGLAGFGVVDDATSRTGGATVRISEGTCVLDDEGNVLDPGTSVGVVGRVARRGFVAQGYYQDPVKTAETFTMIDGVRYAVPGDFARIESATTLTLLGRGSSCINTGGEKVFPEEVERGLKAHPQVFDAVVVGSPDDRFGQAVTALVQARPGAAPTLEELRDFLRDQLSGYKLPRRLVPVERTPRHVTGKVNVPEANRIAAEAVAAEAVAR